One segment of Salvia splendens isolate huo1 chromosome 20, SspV2, whole genome shotgun sequence DNA contains the following:
- the LOC121781332 gene encoding uncharacterized protein LOC121781332, whose amino-acid sequence MSECYNNVLRGVRELPIRALVDLTFWRTVKWWVEKKTTIEHTEGELTPWARDRLAKNDSKGRKHYITVIDRDTAKYHVRTRGRIVKGVSKGNNVQLVRYLESSCSCGKWQMWRIPCSHACAVARDRGHVMIDLIDEKYYLGTWRSQYYSEVSFDAPRHEEYWVAPSWKLCITPQQLIHRTRGRVRRRRILNQMDVQEEDEPRAPRRCRNCGIEGHDRRNCSAGAVQ is encoded by the coding sequence ATGTCGGAGTGCTACAATAACGTCTTGAGGGGTGTGAGAGAGTTGCCGATTAGAGCGTTGGTTGATTTGACCTTTTGGAGGACGGTAAAATGGTGGGTGGAGAAGAAGACAACAATCGAACACACCGAAGGTGAATTAACCCCATGGGCGAGGGACAGACTTGCTAAGAATGACTCAAAGGGGCGAAAACATTACATCACTGTCATTGACCGAGATACAGCGAAGTACCATGTCCGAACTCGAGGAAGAATCGTAAAAGGAGTGTCAAAGGGCAACAATGTTCAATTGGTCAGGTATTTGGAATCGAGTTGCAGTTGTggtaagtggcagatgtggagaatcCCTTGTTCGCATGCTTGTGCGGTTGCTAGAGACAGAGGTCATGTTATGATTGACCTCATAGATGAGAAGTACTACCTAGGTACATGGAGATCACAGTACTATAGTGAAGTTTCATTTGATGCACCAAGACATGAAGAGTATTGGGTTGCACCTTCATGGAAATTATGTATCACCCCTCAGCAGTTGATTCATAGAACGCGTGGCCGAGTTAGAAGAAGGAGGATActtaatcaaatggatgtccaGGAGGAAGATGAACCGAGAGCTCCCCGCCGTTGCAGAAATTGCGGGATAGAGGGGCATGACCGAAGAAATTGCTCAGCCGGTGCCGTTCAGTAA